One genomic window of Xanthobacter dioxanivorans includes the following:
- the ppc gene encoding phosphoenolpyruvate carboxylase, with amino-acid sequence MTSAVWSTQAGRDAEDVKDQPLRDDIRLLGRILGDTVREQEGEEVFDLVERIRQTSIRFHRDDDEAAREELGALLGDLNADRALDIIRAFSYFSHLANIAEDEHHIRRNRAHAIAGSAPRVGSLANAFTRAQAQGIGAGALADFFSGARISPVLTAHPTEVRRKSTLNREMEIAALLDRRERVVPTPAEQAEDEETLRRAVLTLWQTALLRRIKLTVLDEVANGLSYYDYTFLSELPRLYCIIEDLLSQDGAEVALPSFLRIGSWIGGDRDGNPFVTAEVLKETVRVHRERILAYYEQELTQLGAELSLAARIVKVSEALGELASRSPDRSQEHREEPYRLALAYVLGRLRATARSLRGEDAEPGGLAPYAGAGELRADLDIIDASLCANGSKVLARGRLRLLRRAVDCFGFHLACIDLRQNSDVHERVVAELFEKVEPGTNYEGLGEEARIALLLRELATARPLASPFVTYSQETQAELAILHAAAEAHRALGREVIPNCIISKGEGVSDLLELALLLKEVGLVTAEGTSEMNIIPLFETISDLKACAKVMDRALAIPAYRRLVSSRGAEQEVMLGYSDSNKDGGFVTSGWELYKAEIGLIEVFRAHKVRLRLFHGRGGSVGRGGGPSYDAILAQPGGAVNGQIRITEQGEIIASKYSNPDVGRRNLEILVSATLEASLLQPQHNAPRTEFLTAMEEISDTAFGAYRNLVYETEGFEDYFWSSTVISEIATLNIGSRPASRAKTRSIEKLRAIPWVFSWAQCRLMLPAWYGFGTAVEAFAERRPDYGLSFLQAMYREWPFFRTLLSNMDMVFAKSSLAIASRYAELVPDEQLRAAIFGRIRAEYERTLRHLLAIMGHKKLLQDNPLLDRSIRNRFPYLDPLNHLQIELLRQHRANAGDDKVLHGIQLSINGISAGLRNSG; translated from the coding sequence ATGACCAGTGCGGTTTGGTCGACGCAGGCGGGGCGGGATGCGGAGGATGTGAAGGACCAGCCGCTCCGGGACGACATCCGCCTGCTCGGGCGCATCCTCGGCGACACGGTGCGCGAGCAGGAGGGCGAGGAGGTGTTCGACCTGGTGGAGCGCATCCGCCAGACCTCCATCCGCTTCCATCGCGACGACGACGAGGCGGCACGGGAGGAGCTGGGGGCACTGCTGGGCGACCTCAACGCCGACCGCGCCCTCGATATCATCCGCGCCTTCAGCTACTTCTCGCACCTCGCCAACATCGCCGAGGACGAGCACCACATCCGCCGCAACCGCGCCCACGCCATCGCCGGCTCGGCGCCGCGGGTCGGGAGTCTGGCCAATGCCTTCACGCGGGCGCAGGCGCAGGGCATCGGCGCGGGCGCGCTGGCCGATTTCTTCTCCGGCGCCCGCATCAGCCCGGTGCTGACCGCCCACCCCACCGAGGTCCGCCGCAAGAGCACGCTCAACCGGGAAATGGAGATCGCCGCGCTGCTCGACCGGCGCGAGCGCGTGGTGCCGACCCCGGCGGAGCAGGCGGAGGACGAGGAGACCCTGCGCCGCGCGGTGCTGACCCTGTGGCAGACGGCGCTGCTGCGCCGCATCAAGCTCACCGTGCTGGACGAGGTGGCGAACGGCCTCTCCTATTACGACTACACCTTCCTCTCCGAGCTGCCCCGTCTCTACTGCATCATCGAGGATCTCCTGTCCCAGGACGGGGCGGAGGTGGCGCTGCCCTCCTTCCTGCGCATCGGCAGCTGGATCGGCGGTGACCGCGACGGCAACCCCTTCGTCACCGCCGAGGTGCTGAAGGAGACCGTGCGGGTCCATCGCGAGCGCATCCTTGCCTATTACGAGCAGGAGCTGACGCAGCTCGGGGCGGAATTGTCCCTCGCCGCCCGCATCGTCAAGGTTTCCGAGGCGCTGGGCGAGCTCGCCTCCCGCTCGCCTGACCGCTCGCAGGAGCATCGCGAGGAGCCTTATCGCCTCGCCCTCGCTTATGTGCTGGGGCGGCTGCGGGCCACCGCCCGCAGCCTGCGCGGCGAGGATGCCGAGCCCGGCGGACTTGCGCCCTATGCCGGCGCGGGCGAGCTGAGGGCCGATCTCGACATCATCGACGCCTCGCTCTGCGCCAACGGCTCGAAGGTGCTGGCGCGCGGCCGCCTGCGGCTGCTGCGGCGGGCGGTGGACTGCTTCGGCTTCCACCTCGCCTGCATCGACCTGCGGCAGAATTCCGACGTGCACGAGCGCGTGGTGGCCGAGCTGTTCGAGAAGGTGGAGCCGGGGACGAACTATGAGGGGCTCGGCGAGGAGGCGCGCATCGCCCTGCTCCTGCGCGAGCTGGCCACCGCCCGGCCCCTGGCCTCGCCCTTCGTGACCTATTCCCAGGAGACGCAGGCTGAGCTCGCCATCCTGCACGCGGCCGCCGAGGCCCACCGGGCGCTCGGGCGCGAGGTCATTCCCAACTGCATCATCTCCAAGGGCGAGGGGGTTTCCGACCTGCTCGAGCTGGCGCTGCTGCTGAAGGAAGTGGGCCTCGTCACGGCCGAGGGGACCAGCGAGATGAACATCATCCCGCTGTTCGAGACCATCTCGGATCTCAAGGCGTGCGCGAAGGTGATGGACCGGGCCCTGGCCATCCCCGCCTATCGCCGGCTGGTTTCGAGCCGCGGCGCCGAGCAGGAGGTGATGCTCGGCTATTCCGACAGCAACAAGGACGGCGGCTTCGTCACCTCCGGCTGGGAGCTGTACAAGGCGGAGATCGGCCTTATCGAGGTGTTCCGCGCCCACAAGGTGCGGCTGCGCCTGTTCCACGGCCGCGGCGGCTCGGTGGGGCGCGGCGGCGGGCCGAGCTACGACGCCATCCTCGCCCAGCCGGGCGGAGCGGTGAACGGGCAGATCCGCATCACCGAGCAGGGCGAGATCATCGCCTCCAAATACTCCAACCCGGACGTGGGCCGGCGCAACCTGGAGATCCTGGTCTCGGCGACGCTGGAGGCGTCCCTGCTGCAGCCCCAGCACAACGCGCCGCGCACCGAATTCCTCACCGCCATGGAGGAAATCTCCGACACCGCCTTCGGCGCCTATCGCAACCTCGTCTACGAGACCGAGGGCTTCGAGGATTATTTCTGGTCGTCGACGGTCATCAGCGAGATCGCGACCCTGAACATCGGCTCGCGCCCCGCCTCGCGGGCGAAGACGCGCTCCATCGAGAAGCTGCGCGCCATTCCCTGGGTGTTCTCCTGGGCCCAGTGCCGGCTGATGCTGCCGGCCTGGTACGGCTTCGGCACCGCGGTGGAGGCCTTCGCCGAGCGGCGGCCGGACTATGGCCTGTCGTTCCTTCAGGCCATGTACCGCGAATGGCCCTTCTTCCGTACCCTGCTCTCCAACATGGACATGGTGTTCGCCAAGAGCTCGCTCGCCATCGCCTCGCGCTATGCGGAGCTGGTGCCGGACGAACAGCTGCGCGCCGCCATCTTCGGGCGCATCCGGGCCGAATACGAGCGCACACTGAGGCACCTTCTGGCCATCATGGGGCACAAGAAGCTGCTGCAGGACAATCCGCTGCTCGACCGCTCCATCCGCAACCGCTTCCCCTATCTCGACCCGCTCAACCACCTGCAGATCGAACTGTTGCGCCAGCACCGCGCCAATGCCGGCGACGACAAGGTGCTGCACGGCATCCAGCTGTCCATCAACGGCATCTCGGCGGGGCTGAGGAACTCAGGGTGA